One Brassica napus cultivar Da-Ae chromosome C2, Da-Ae, whole genome shotgun sequence DNA window includes the following coding sequences:
- the LOC106379301 gene encoding actin-depolymerizing factor 12, producing the protein MANAASGMAVEDECKLKFLELKAKRNYRFIIFRIDGQQVVVEKLGSPEENYDDFSNSLPANECRYAVYDFDFTTAENCQKSKIFFIAWSPDSSRVRMKMVYASSKDRFKRELDGIQVELQATDPSEMSFDIIKSRAL; encoded by the exons ATG GCGAACGCAGCGTCAGGAATGGCGGTGGAAGACGAATGTAAGTTGAAGTTTTTGGAGCTAAAAGCGAAAAGAAACTATAGGTTCATAATATTCAGGATAGACGGACAACAAGTGGTGGTTGAGAAGCTTGGAAGTCCTGAGGAGAACTACGACGATTTCTCCAATTCCTTACCTGCCAATGAGTGCCGCTACGCTGTCTATGACTTCGACTTCACCACTGCTGAGAATTGCCAGAAAAGCAAGATCTTCTTCATAGCATG GTCACCGGATTCTTCGAGGGTAAGAATGAAGATGGTGTATGCGAGCTCAAAAGACAGGTTCAAGAGAGAGTTGGATGGGATTCAGGTGGAGTTACAAGCCACAGACCCGAGCGAGATGAGTTTCGACATCATCAAAAGTCGAGCTCTCTAG